A stretch of DNA from Lotus japonicus ecotype B-129 chromosome 4, LjGifu_v1.2:
GCAAGTGTCCAGTTCTCACCATGGCTTTCCAAAACACTGAGCCATCTCTCACCCCAGTTGTCAAAACTTTAGGGCCAACAGCATACCTAGCCTCAATGGTTTTGACCCAGAATTTATCTGCACGCTGAACCAGGTTCCATAATTGTTTACCAAGGAGCGCCACATTACTCATGCGAGCTGATCTGATACCTAGCCCTCCATTCCGACGAGGTTGAAGCACCTTCTTCCACGCCAACATGCTCACACCATTCCCTGTAGCCGTGCCCCAAACAAACCGGCGAACCACAGCATCTAGATTGTCGCACACCGCTTGGGGAAGCCAATTTAATTGCATCACATAGACCGGTATTGCCGTAAGCACAGATTTTGCCAGCGTTACTCTAGCAGGTTTGTTCAGAAGGTTCACTTTCCACGTTGCTAGCCTTGAAGTGACCCGGTCCACCACAAATTGAAAATCCTCCCTGCGAGCCCTACCTTTGTAAATAGGAAACCCCAAATATTTATCGAAATTTTCTGTAAAGGGGATAGAGGTGAGAGCTACAATTCTATTTCTTAAAGACATATCTACACACCAAGAGGCCATGGCTTTGGATTTTGCAAGGTTAATTTTTAATCCTGAAGCACCACAAAACCGTTCCAGCACCTGGTGAACCACCCTAATTTGATCAATCTCAGCTTTGGCAAATAGAAGGACATCATCCGCAAAGAATAAATGAGAGATCCCCGGGCCTCCCCTAGATATTGTAACGGGTTTCCAATTGTTTTCCTCCACCTCATGATGAATCATGTGAGCCAACCGCTCCATGCAAAGCACAAAAAGGTAAGGAGAAAGTGGGTCACCTTGTCGAAGTCCTCTTGTCGCACGGAAGGGGGGTAGGCGCGTCCCATTCCAAATGAGAGACAAAGAAGTGGAAGAGACGCAGAACATAATAAGAGCAACGGTCATGGGAGGGAATCCAAATTCCTTCAAAGTCTCCTCTAAGAAGCCCCAGTCCACTCTATCATAGGCCTTCTCTAGGTCAAGCTTAAAAATAACATTCTTACTACGCTTCGTTTTGGTCCGCATGAAGTGCACTACCTCTTGCAAAATAATAGCATTATCTGTTGTTCCTCGTCCCAGAATAAAGCTACTCTGTAGAGGTCCCACAATCTCCTGAAGGCATGGCCGTAAACGAAGGACAAGCACCTTTGTGATAATTTTATACAGCACGTTGCACAAGCTGATAGGGCGTAATTCCTTAAAGGTCTTAGGCACATCCACCTTAGGGATTAGAGCTATAAGAGTCTCTGACACCAATGGATCAAAGGAGCCTGAAACAAATGCATCACGCACCAACTTCCAAACATCATCCCCCAAGATATGCCAGTAGGTTTTGAAAAGTACCGCTTGGAAGCCATCTGGTCCCGGGGATTTGTACGGGCCCATGGTTGAAACGGCCTCCCACACCTCCTCTTTTGTTACTTCCGCCATAAGACGAGAGACATGGATCTGTCCCAAAAGAGGGCACAACACAGAAGAGGTGTCAAGAGGGGTTACATTGGTAGAAGCACAAAACAGTTCCTTAAAAAACCGAGTGGCTTCCCGCTGTAAAGTCTGGTCCTCCGAGCACACCTCCCCAGTCGGTAATATCAAACTATGGATTTTATTTCTCCGCCATTTGATCAGAGCTTGTGTATGGAAATACTTCGTGTTCCTCCCTCCATAAAGAGTTTGTTGCTCTCTTGATTTTTGGAACCATAGTAATTCTTCTTGAGCTAACACTGCATCCAACTCACAATGAAGGTGATTATGGAGAATGGACAGAGAAGCTGAGTCAACTCTCTCCGAGCGTCGCTGAATACCACTTATTCTGGCCTCCAAAGTCTTTTTTCGCTTAGTAATGTGGCCAAACACATCCCGGTTGAAGACAGTAGATTGTTGCTGTACCTGCAAAAGCTTGGAATTCAGAGAACCCATGCACCACGCCCCTTCCACGACACTCGCATATTCTGGGTGGGTAATCCAAGCTGCTTCAAAACGGAAAGGTCGATCCCCTTGTCTTGACGGAAACCCGCCACACCGTACCAAGAGCGGGGAGTGATCTGAATGTATCCTGGTTAAATTCTCTGCAACTGCGTTACTGAAACTGACATTCAAAAAGTGATCCCCCAAGCACCAATCTAGCTTCTTGCTCATAACCACTCTCCCTCCTACTCGTCGAACCCAAGAATACTTCAAACCAACTGTATGCATGGGAATCATGGCACACTGCTGAAGGAATTCATGAAAACGATCAGCCCTGGATTGCACGAAAGTACCTCCACGCTGATATGAACTTAGGAGAGATTCGTTAAAATCGCCTACCATCATCTAGGGGAGAGAGATGTGTCGGCGAAGGTTCTGAATATGCTCCCAGCACAGCACCCTAGACGAGGGAGTTGGGCTAGCATAGATCCCGGTGCAAGCCCATTTAGTTGTCGCTCCGTGGATCTCCACCGTTAGTGCTTGCTCAAACACATCACTCACGAGGAAAGTAAACGGGCTGTGCAAGGGGACAAGGCACCAAATTCCACCTGCATGGCCTCGTGCTTCTACAATATGTATTGACTTGTAACCTACGTTTTCCAAAAATTGGCGCATTGTAGAGAATTGAGTATGAGTTTCCAACAGGAACACTAGAGAAGGCTTATATCGAAGAAGCAAGCCTCTCAAGTGTCTTTTCACCCCGACACCCGTCGCACCCCTGATGTTCCAGGACATGACAAGAAAATCACGGAACTCAATCATTGGAAACAATTGGGATGTGTACGGGTGGGGTTAAGTCCCCCATCATGCAATCGTGATATCGGGAGGCTCACCTCCCTTGTTGCCCTCCACTATCACTTCTCCCTCTTCGTGAATCTCCTCAGTCCTAAACTGAAGCTCCTTCTGTATGGTGCTCATCGCACTCTCACTGATTCCGCTCCCCTCTGCAGCAAACACAAACCCAGCCTCACCTtgcttttccttcttcttttctcGGTAGAGGGTGCGCCCACCCAAGCGTCCCTTCTGGGATGGGGCACGAGGTCCCTTGTTCGCTTGGTGGTTCGAGGGTGTGTATATTGTAGCCCCGCCGTTCCCACGACGGCGTTTCAGCGGAGTGAGAAGAGGTGGGCTAAGTGACTTCTGCCCCACAGTATCCTGAGGAATAACCTGTGAGATGCCAGTAGTTGTGATATTAGCCACCCCGAGTTTGTTTACCTCTTTTGAATTCAAATTAACCCTATCTGTAGGGCCCACGAATCTTTCCTTGATGTGCTTTCTATTTTTTGAATTCTTTCCTTTGACAGGTATCCAATCATTGCGTGAATCATGCGTGATTGGGAGAGAATTGCGCTCATAGCTCGTAACTGCCGGCACCCCTTTCGGAACCTGATTAGGGTTAGCTTGGCCGCCACCCTTCTCCTGGCTTCGTTGCTTCGCCGTCGCCGGATCCATGCAGTTACGCCCAAGGTGACCGAAGAAACCACAGTGCTCGCATAAGACATACATGCCTTCGTACTGGACATCGATCAATTGTTCTCTGTACCAGATCTTTGTCGTTGCTGGCTTGCAAAGTTCAATCTCCACGCACACCCTTGCGTACCTGCCCCTATGCATCTCCAGTGTGGTACCATCAACCTTAACTGGCTTccccaccgccgccgccagaGCCATGAGGAAGCTCTCCTCATAAAAGGCTGGGTTAAGCCCCGGGAATCTCAGCCATACCATCGACTTGAGGGTAGAAGCTGTTGAAGGCACAAAGTCAGGGCTCCATTGTGCAACAGCCACACAATGATCAAAGATCATCCATGGGCCACCATGTAGCACTTTTTCACGGTCCTCTTCCTTATCGAATTTGACCATGTAGAAGCCATGATCTATCACCATGATATCAAATCCGCCAGAGGGTTTCCATAAGCTAATGAGTTTACTCTTCATCAAACTATAGCCAAGATTTTTTCCAATCAGTTTTACCACCAAAGCCTGCTTCCAAGGCTTACTGAGTGCCTCCAGAACAGAGTCCGCATCAAACACTTTGGGAGGCTTCCGTGCATCCTCATTCATCTCAATATGCACCAACTTGTGCGCAATCAAATCCACCTTGGGAGCCCTAGTTTCTGCAGACCGAGAGCCCAGCACCATGTCACGAAAGGACCGTCGCTCACCATGTCGGCCCTCCGCCGGTTCTTTCCCCGGAGCTTGGACCGGAGACGCCACCATTCACCTGATCGCTCTGCCCTTCAATAAAGTTTAGCGTCGACAAAATTAGATTTTCTTAATAGATTTTCTTCTGTCATAGTGTACCATTTGAAATGACTCTTCACGACCTAAAAATTCATAAAACAATAGCTTGTCAATCATAATCACATCATCATCACATTAATATGTATCAAGATCACCGCATTATTCGCTACCTAAACCGTTTCAATCAAGCCTTTTTCTGCACCCATTTCACAAAACAAACGCACAGTCTCATGTGGGCCCATCTGGCCCAATGGGCCAAACTGGACCTTTTTGGTTGATGTAGCCGTCAAAAGTAGTTGCCAGTTTCGTAATGAAATGAAAACGCACTCACTTCACATGATCCACCTTCTCGTTTCGTTTTCTTTCAGCTGAGTCGCGAGCTGAGTTCGTTCGATCTCGTAACTCGTTGTGATGGGAAACACCTCCTCCATGCTCACACAGTACGACAttgaagaagttcaagaacACTGCAAACACGCATGTAATGCATGCTATTCACCTTGTTCAATCCATtttttgaatttctttttttgatttttgatttttgattttcaATTCTCTTCCGATTTGTGTGCAGTTTCGCAGCAAGAGATCGTTTCTCTGTATCAACGATTCTGTCAACTCGATCGGAACAATTGCGGCTTCATTTCCTCCGATGAGTTTCTCTCCATTCCTGAATTCGCCGTCAATCCTCTCTCTCAGGTCAATCTCCCTCTCCCTCACTCTCTTGCTATAACTGGAATTGAATAGAATGTTGATTTTGAATGTGAGTGAATGATTGAATTGAAGTGTTAATAATATTTCAGAGTTTGTTGAGAATGCTGGATGGCTTGAACTTCAAGGAGTTTGTGTTATTTTTGTCTGCGTTTGGTCCTGGTGCCACTCTCCAACACAAAATTGAATGTAATATTGTTGATACGAAAATGTggaatgattttttattttttctctgaATTCATTTGATGTAAGATTGATTATCAGTGAAGTATTGCATTGgattgatttttgtttttgtttttctagtTATTTTCAAGGTTTATGATACGGATTGCAATGGAAAAGTCACATTTGGTGACATTTTGAAGGTTTTGAGGGACATGACTGGACAATATATCTCTGAACAACAGAGAGAGGTCACATTTGTTTACAACTTACTTCTTGGTGattttgttttggttttctGCTTTGTATGTGGGAATTTGTTGGCATTTCACTGTCACCTTCCTAGTTATCTACCACAGAATGCAAGTGTTCACTCGGGGGGGAAACGCTTGAATTTTTACTGTTTGATTTTGTCAATTGGAACTGATTTTGGGAATTGGATGTCTCTAGGATAAACCATGTCGATTATAAGATTGGATATAAGAAGAGTATTCGCAAGTTTATTGAATTATACCTGGATATTTTGGAATACAATGGGCATGTTTCTTTCCATTTTCACTTACCATATTCAGTTTTGATTACATAAATGTAACCTTATTTTCCTAATttccttttgttttctgttttcaaaGTTGTGTAGAACTCTATTTGACGTACAAATTTTACTGTTTTCAGGAAACAAGGTGAAAACTATGTGGTGTGTTGtaattaaaactgaaaataaGAAGTAGAAACATAAGAGTAGTTTTCTGAAATCAAACATGTCCTTAGTAAAAGATAATATATAACCTTTTAAGAGATGAGATAACCTTTTTTTGAAAACTTGGTCACCTTTATAAGTCTCAACTTTTAATGTTTAATGTCTTATTGCACTTTTCATCCTTTCCAAATATAGGCATTTAGTGTCGGCAACTATTTCCAGGTTAAAGAAatatcattgaaaaaaaaactaaaaaacaaaaGCACATGATTGTATTCTTTCTTAATAAAGAATAGCATTTATATGAAGTGGGTTATCTGTGTGTATTTACTGTTGAAAATATGTAAATGAGGTTGAGAATGGACTTGTTTTGGTGGatgtcactttttttttacttgATCTTCTTGTAATCTCTGATGTATTCTGTTTCCTTTGTGTACACAGGAAGTTCTGACAAAGGTCCTTGAGGAAGCTGGCTATAAAAAGGATTCTTTTTTAGTCTTGTCTGACTTCATGAAGGTACTGAAACAGAAAATATATAGCATGACTTGCTCCACTGGAATTCTTTAGTCTAGTTTAGATTAACATTTTTAAATGGCAACTAAGGGATAATGCATTGAGtctttaattttattgtttctgttgtttcCCCTTCACAACTACTGTGATCGTAATCGTTTAAGACACGGAAAACTTTGCCAGGATAGTTTTGGCTTGAACAATGTTCTACTTCCACATGACTTAACACATATATTAGTTTGCCTTGCAGTGACATCATGGACTACCTTAGCTTCCATTAAGTTAAACCGAGTTCAATATCTTCATTTGGAACATAGGTCATAACTAGCATAAAACTTATGTTTATATTTGTCAATGGGCATTGCATTTTCATTCTCATGACTGTTTGAGGGTCATAcatcttcaaagttcaaactcaTGGTGGTTTTCCACCACTCATACTGAACCCTGCTGTATTGAAATCTATTAGTCTTGCCATCTTTCATATGAAAAACGCTTGACCATCTTTTTTTATTGATAGATTCTTGGCAATACGGGTTTGAAGATGGAAGTTGAGGTTCCTGTGGACTAGAAGGAGGGGTAGCTATGTCCCTAGAGTATAAAAGACAAAAAAGAAACTCTTGTCATGCTTTCCTTTTAGTTTGATGAAGGAGATTCTTGGTTCTGGTATTTATTTCTTCCTCTTAGTGGATGATAGAGTATTTCTCGATTGTTTAGTTAATTCACCTCAAAAGGATGAGTGGTATAGGTTTTAGCAAGTGCACTCAGCAGTGTTTCTTTGTATTTGGAAATAATGTTTGAAGTAAATATGACCTTTATTTTTAATCCTGGTGTAGTATGAGTTTCGTTATGAAATTTGATTGTTCAATCAATTTTGCTTTTTGGAACTAGATTTGGAGGGTTTTATTTCATGTAACTGACTTAGGTTTTACTGTTTTAGAAATAAAGTGGCATACGTTTCATTTTCCCCTCAGATAAATAACACGCAGAGCACTTTCCTCTGCGTTACACTTTTAACAGTTTAGTTACGTTTACGTTTAATGAAGTCCAAACTTTACTAAAGCATTTAGCAAGTAGTTACGTGTTGATCAATTTAAATTAGAAGTTGCACTTAGAGAGAAAAATATGAAGGTTCATGTATAAAATGTGTAACTTCTGATATACAATTTACAAACACGTACCTTGTTTTTTATTAAGAAGGAAAAGCCTCCCTAGCTTGTACTCGAATGAGAATGACTATAACTTGTCTTTGGTAtgaatatatgataaatactCTAGAAATAGAGGAAATTGAGTTTTTGAAAAATAGCTGAACATGATATTTAAGGTGTCAAATAAATTTGAATGAGAATTTTTAGCAAGCTTCCTTTAAACAAATGAATTCACAAGAATTTTACGCGTGGCATTGTTAGCCATTGTAATCAATCGTCATCTAAATAGATATAAATATTGATTGAAATTAAATTCTTGCGGTGGGAAATATAATCTTGTTTAAAGCATCAACGGGCCAGCAGTGAGAGGTTTCATCCACGCTTGTGTTGGAGTTGACTTGACACATTCGATGATGTATGATCATCACTCATCAGGTGGTCGTGGCTGTGCCTTCAACCTTTGGAAAGCATGTTTTGTTTTCCACTAGAATTACACAAAAGGACTTTTTGAAACctcaaaaggaaaataaaaataaaaaaagaatcgAAAAGAAGGGGCTACCTTCAAACAAAATAGACAAGGGCCCTACAATGAAACCTACAATGAAACGAAGAACAAGCGcctgagtgagagagagagagagagagagagagagagagaatgtaaatgTAGTAGAATAATGATAACACAGGAACAACGTTAACGTACCATGATTTTGTCTGTAATTGTTTAGAACAACGAAACTCACTCGCTTGTCTTTTGCTTTTAATCCGGGTCAAGGTATTCCCAACTCGCTGGGATTCTTCTACAAAACGCCAAAACCCaacacaaaagaaacaaaatatgTTTGGTTTCTTCTTCCTGGTTCTGAACTACCACAATTTGGATATAGAGAAACAGAGGATTCTGCTCTGTAAAGAAAATTGTAAGGTAGATATTGTTTTCAATAGTTTTTGTTCCCTGTGCATTCTACTCTGCACTTCCTTACatggaaaaaaacaaaatgtttgatttcttcttccttgctatatgttggatttattaatccggtgtcacccttaggattcgatgggcttaacatcccaACTCATCGCGCCTAGAATGGGATGGGCGCGGCCCCTTTTTgtaaggaaataaagttgcgtCTTACCAACAACTATAGCTTTTGGTCAAGTGGTAGGCGCTTGATCCAATACTATATTCGTACATTCCAATCTATGTTTTGTTCCCTGGAAAAAACTAAATGTTTGATTCTACTATGCTCACATGCTTGAATTGATTCTATACTTGAAAGGTGAAATAAGAATCTGATCCTATGTTTGACATAAAATTGCTACCTTCTATGTTGTTCAGGAATAGAGATTGGTTCAACATTTAATCAATTTTACGATGGTAGAAACTAGCATGGCTGAAAGTGACATAACAGCCATGAAGGAGACACTCCGTGCCCAACAGCAGCTTCTGCAGAAGCTGTATGCAGAGTTGGATCAGGAAAGAGAAGCGTCAGCGACTGCGGCGAGCGAAGCGATGGACATGATACTGCGTCTGCAAGGAGAAAAGGCTGCGGTGAAGATGGAGTCGAGTCACTATAAGAGAATGACGGAGGAGAAGATAGGTCATGCTGAGGCCACACTTGAAGTTTTTGAAGAGCTCATGTATCAGAAGGAAATGGAAATCGCTTCTCTCGAGTTTCAGGTCCTCGCTTATAAACACAAACTTCTGACCTTAGGGGCTGATTTCAATGCCAGCGAGTTGGAATTCCCTGAAGATTTTTTGTTGAGTAAAAATGATCAGCGTAATGTAGAAAATGATCAAGGTAGCAGTGTAAGAAGGCTGCATTCATTGCCTCCTATTCAGTGGAAGAATAATTCGAGAGCTCACCGAAAGAGAGATAGATCACCTAGTCCGGTTCCGGTTCCGAATGAGATTCCTAAAGTGGTGGAGAGTGAAAACCAGGAAGCTGCTTCACCGAGGTTGGATTTGCCAAAGAAGTCTGTCGACTTTGCATTTGGAACCCTTGATTCATACTGGGACCAGATTCAAAGCTTAGATGAAAAAATGAAAGTGATTTCAGATTGTAAAGACTCAGGAAGTGAAAAAGTTGCAAACCTGAGGAATAGAAGAGGGAGATCATGTTCAATATTTGCACAAGCAGGCACTAAGGTAGCCCCTACTATTTCAGATAAAGTAAATCACTTTGAAGCAATTGCTAATCCATCTTGCTCAGTTAATGTTCATGATGTGTTTGAAGTGCCACAAACAAGTGAAAAGCATAAGGTTGGTGAACAAGGGAGAGGAAGACTTGTGAAATGGATGTCAGAGACAGATAACAGGTTAACAAAACCAGATCCTGTGTCTGAGGAAATCATAGAATCACATGTTAAGCATGACATGGACAAGCTAAAGAGCATACTTAGCACTCAACGTGAAATAAAAAAACCTGGTCCCAAAGAATTGAAGACTATTGGTTGTGAGAATAAAGAAGGGATGGAAGTTGATTGCAATGCTCAAGCTGAGTTTCAGAAGTTACATCAGAGAATTGATTTGCTTGAGAGGGATAGAATTAGTTCAAGGCAAGAGATTATGCATGAAGGGAATGGGGAAGAGCAATTGAGGTTGTTAAAGGACATACATAATCAACTCAAATTAATACAGTCAGAGATGAGAAGCTGGAAAACCAGAAAAGCCTCACTTAAGAAGGATATGCCTCTGGATCCTCTTCAAGAGGTAAAATATACTCTGAAAGTTTTGCATTTTCTTTTGAGAAAATTATTTTCCTCCTTTCTCTGACTATAGTTATTTCTGAGAATTGAGGTAAAATTGAGGTATATTTTCTTTTGAGGTAAAATATACTTGATAGTTATTTCTGTTTTTTGTCTTTGAACtgagaattttcaaatttctatGAACAGGCAATGCTGTACTTTTGGATGTGATCAAGTAACTACAGAATGGTCATCTCAGACTACCAATCAACTCAGTGCTTCATTTGGTGTGTATATACTTTGTTCACAAAGGGGATTTTGTGTGGTTTAGGACTTTAGGCAGGTAAAATAGATCTTCTAAGCTGGACTTTTATTAAAAATGCACACAATTGGCTCTAGTGTGACAGTGATTGAAAAATCTTGTGGATTCAAAATTTCTTGCAAAATTGATAGTGTGCtgctattttaaaatatttttacccCTATACTTGGAGTGAAAGGAactaataacatgtttggatcaacttctcttttatCAGAATCAAGAAACCAAGAATGATCTGTGCTAGTGGAGGTCACCTTCATGTAACTCAATGGAAAACAAACAAGTTGTAGTGGGTCCAAAATTTTAACCATTGAATTAACATTGTTAATGGAGGTCACCATCATGTTAATCCATAACACATTCACCATCTTCTTTAAAAAAGATGATAAATTTGTCTACTATCATCTGCTCCTACCTGAAAACTACAGCCAGTATCCAGATATTTCACAGAGTCCAGATTATGTCATTAATTTGTTTGTAACTTGTTTTTTCCAGATAAATTTAAATTAGTAACTGACGAAAACATTTAGCTTATCATTTTACTGTTTAACATGTTCCGTATGTCTGGATTCACGGTTAAAGCACTCAGAATCTTTCTAGAACTAGAATCACTTCTCTTTTTAATGTGAAAATCTACCGaatttccaaacacacactactTACATGATGATAAGATAATGTGCCAGTTAaccttcttattttcttatttggAAGTTGTGGTCCCCTTATGCTAGGAGATTTATAACATAAATTATATCATGTGCATCGATACCTAACTCAATTCTCAGTCGATAAGATCATCTagtaggaagaagaagaacaaaagGTGCTAGGTTAACTTGTGCATGAACCTACccttgtttatttatttatttcagtgtGAGAATAACAGGATCCTTCACTATTTTATAAACAACTTCAAGGCACACTTAGTACATTGCTGCATCTCATACCTCTGTCGTTAAtgaatcaacatgtcatatgttaCTAACATAGCCTTGGAAGCTGATGGAAGTATACGATTAATTTATAATGCAATATGTACTATGTCAGCAAGTGGTAGGTAAAAGTAAAACAGTATTTTTTTGGCGCCCCTCTTTTTTTCTGTGTAAGACTGTAAGTGGAGGAATGATTAATCAAGAGTGGCATCTTTTTATTTGGAGCATCTCAGGTGTCATAGTTTCATCTAAGATAAAACTTGGGACCTCAGGGTAATCCTAAGACCAATACACAACCTTGCTCACAAGCTTTGATttcaaaataaaaggaaaaaaatttaacaaatgAAGTGAATAAACAACTCAGCATAAGATAATGCTAATAATCTCTATTCACTCCTCCCTTGTCTCTTGAGTTTGTGTACTCTCCTACATTGTTTATCTTCACTTAATCTTTCTTTGCCTTCATGTAGCTCCCTCAAAATATTAGAGgtaagaatgaaaaaaaagaagttaTAAGCTATAATTTCATACACTTGAGTTTGGAACTTTGTgtgaaaaaaatacattttagaaGGATGAAAATTAAAATCTTCAATTCATAGCTAATTATTCTCTTTTTCAACTGAAGTGTCTTCACTGCTGAGAGTATTACTGAGGTAGTCCTTCAACCTCCCCATCTCTTGGGCTACATCAGCCATGCTTGGTCTTGTTGAAGGATCCTGCATTGTGCAGAGCAGCCCCAGCTCAATGAGTTCCAATATAACTTGTTTCCAAATTTTGTTATGATAGCTTGGCACCCCAGAAGGAGTGCACCTTTGAAGTGCTTGTTCAACAATGTTTTCAAGCTTCTCTGGCTGAGGGTATTGTCTCTTAACCCACTCACGCAAGCAAGAACCTTCATGGATCAGTACATCTGTTGGGCGCCTACCTGTCACCATTTCTAACAGAATCACTCCAAAACTGTAAACATCACCCTCAGTTGAAGCATGTTTTCCCATTCCATACTCTGTCTCATCCAAGAAAAAGAAGTGAGTTCTACAGCACAATACAGTTTGATGAATCAGATAATTATAGAACAAAAGTTAGATACAGTTCCATAGATGTTTCTACTTTTGTCCAATTACAACATGATACgtgaaaaagagaaattaagaaaattggTCACattaataaaactaataaaatattAGAAACGTGGATGACTGAGTTTTTCATTGGCCAACAGCATACACTATACTGTATGGTACCGTATCTAAGTTTTGTCCTTAGTTATAAGACACTATAATAACAAAGTTCATGTAGTCACAAACTGAAA
This window harbors:
- the LOC130715075 gene encoding myosin-binding protein 7-like translates to MVETSMAESDITAMKETLRAQQQLLQKLYAELDQEREASATAASEAMDMILRLQGEKAAVKMESSHYKRMTEEKIGHAEATLEVFEELMYQKEMEIASLEFQVLAYKHKLLTLGADFNASELEFPEDFLLSKNDQRNVENDQGSSVRRLHSLPPIQWKNNSRAHRKRDRSPSPVPVPNEIPKVVESENQEAASPRLDLPKKSVDFAFGTLDSYWDQIQSLDEKMKVISDCKDSGSEKVANLRNRRGRSCSIFAQAGTKVAPTISDKVNHFEAIANPSCSVNVHDVFEVPQTSEKHKVGEQGRGRLVKWMSETDNRLTKPDPVSEEIIESHVKHDMDKLKSILSTQREIKKPGPKELKTIGCENKEGMEVDCNAQAEFQKLHQRIDLLERDRISSRQEIMHEGNGEEQLRLLKDIHNQLKLIQSEMRSWKTRKASLKKDMPLDPLQEAMLYFWM
- the LOC130713176 gene encoding uncharacterized protein LOC130713176, whose amino-acid sequence is MVGDFNESLLSSYQRGGTFVQSRADRFHEFLQQCAMIPMHTVGLKYSWVRRVGGRVVMSKKLDWCLGDHFLNVSFSNAVAENLTRIHSDHSPLLVRCGGFPSRQGDRPFRFEAAWITHPEYASVVEGAWCMGSLNSKLLQVQQQSTVFNRDVFGHITKRKKTLEARISGIQRRSERVDSASLSILHNHLHCELDAVLAQEELLWFQKSREQQTLYGGRNTKYFHTQALIKWRRNKIHSLILPTGEVCSEDQTLQREATRFFKELFCASTNVTPLDTSSVLCPLLGQIHVSRLMAEVTKEEVWEAVSTMGPYKSPGPDGFQAVLFKTYWHILGDDVWKLVRDAFVSGSFDPLVSETLIALIPKVDVPKTFKELRPISLCNVLYKIITKVLVLRLRPCLQEIVGPLQSSFILGRGTTDNAIILQEVVHFMRTKTKRSKNVIFKLDLEKAYDRVDWGFLEETLKEFGFPPMTVALIMFCVSSTSLSLIWNGTRLPPFRATRGLRQGDPLSPYLFVLCMERLAHMIHHEVEENNWKPVTISRGGPGISHLFFADDVLLFAKAEIDQIRVVHQVLERFCGASGLKINLAKSKAMASWCVDMSLRNRIVALTSIPFTENFDKYLGFPIYKGRARREDFQFVVDRVTSRLATWKVNLLNKPARVTLAKSVLTAIPVYVMQLNWLPQAVCDNLDAVVRRFVWGTATGNGVSMLAWKKVLQPRRNGGLGIRSARMSNVALLGKQLWNLVQRADKFWVKTIEARYAVGPKVLTTGVRDGSVFWKAMVRTGHLLRDGFSLRIGNGRFSFWFEDWSPFGRLCDRVPFVDVHDLQLTLRYVFASGSFDAGLLYTAIHTELADFLGQFQNVVCVEVERDCLIWTENVDGEYSVKAGYHWLLNREVNPIQVVHPWRQVWQLQVPENIRFFMWQALHNIVPTVEQLVRRRLAVSDLCKRCKSEPETLMHCVRDCPLARKVWHAIGFVLPVSFFSHMSFADWVQGFHGFGLTVLMATIWVIWKQRCRFIFAGDLQVVHQTVREVHVLWEVLARVYPHTAPSKQICFVRWQPPIDDFVALNTDESSFGNPGESGFGGVVRSSDGVWRVGFAGHIGVSDCLHAELLALLHGLDVCWIRRCRKVEVFTHSRMALGLITGYHSAFHKYEAVISRVKLLLKRDWDVRCRHLLREGNAAADFMAKLGVSLSSSLVVFDVQPPGIVPILRTDCMGTWHCRQ
- the LOC130715348 gene encoding uncharacterized protein LOC130715348, coding for MGNTSSMLTQYDIEEVQEHCKHAFSQQEIVSLYQRFCQLDRNNCGFISSDEFLSIPEFAVNPLSQSLLRMLDGLNFKEFVLFLSAFGPGATLQHKIEFIFKVYDTDCNGKVTFGDILKVLRDMTGQYISEQQREEVLTKVLEEAGYKKDSFLVLSDFMKILGNTGLKMEVEVPVD